A single window of Nicotiana sylvestris chromosome 3, ASM39365v2, whole genome shotgun sequence DNA harbors:
- the LOC138888157 gene encoding uncharacterized mitochondrial protein AtMg00810-like, whose translation MLKANGSIDRYKAKLVAKGYSQLERVDFEETFNPVVKATTIRVVLSSYDIIVTGSHTTLISKIIGELGKEFAMEDLGPLHFFLGIEVTYFTGGIYLNQSKYAAELLVKISMALAKPISTPLTQKHGLQEVVDNPVDASLYKSIVGSLQYLTLTRPDIAYVVNLASQFMQSPNNTHY comes from the exons ATGTTAAAGGCTAATGGATCCATTGATAGGTACAAGGCAAAACTAGTTGCCAAAGGATATTCACAGCTTGAAAGAGTGGACTTTGAAGAAACTTTCAATCCAGTTGTTAAAGCAACCACTATAAGAGTAGTCCTCAGTAGCT ATGATATAATTGTTACTGGGAGTCACACTACACTAATTTCAAAAATCATTGGTGAACTAGGGAAGGAGTTTGCTATGGAGGACCTTGGCCCTCTGCACTTCTTCTTAGGGATCGAGGTCACATACTTTACTGGAGGCATTTATCTGAATCAAAGTAAATATGCTGCAGAATTACTTGTCAAGATTAGCATGGCACTTGCTAAACCAATAAGCACACCTCTAACACAGAAGCATGGTCTACAAGAAGTTGTAGATAATCCGGTGGATGCTTCACTATACAAGAGTATTGTTGGCAGTCTTCAATATTTAACTCTCACAAGGCCAGACATAGCTTATGTAGTAAATTTGGCAAGTCAATTCATGCAGAGTCCAAACAACACTCATTACTAA
- the LOC104247048 gene encoding dof zinc finger protein DOF1.8-like has translation MDTSHWPQGIGLVKAVEPSKPVPTERKPRPQKEQAINCPRCNSTNTKFCYYNNYSLSQPRYFCKTCRRYWTEGGSLRNVPVGGGSRKNKRSSSSSNNSSSSTSSSYKKIPDLTIPTSSQNPKIINEPHDLNLAFNPSATSNFSNISEFMALPLMNPNSTTSFMSSIMPQLSDSNNIMYSSSSTGLPNLHDLKPTLNFSLDGFDNNNGYGSLQGETAGAKLFFPLDDLKNVSTPNDDHEFDEQNRGQAAESHGFWNGMLGGGSSW, from the exons ATGGATACTTCTCACTGGCCACAG GGCATAGGACTAGTGAAAGCTGTGGAACCCTCAAAACCAGTGCCAACAGAACGAAAGCCAAGGCCACAAAAGGAACAAGCAATAAATTGTCCAAGATGCAATTCAACAAACACAAAATTCTGTTACTATAACAATTATAGCCTTTCTCAGCCAAGGTATTTTTGCAAAACTTGTAGAAGGTATTGGACTGAAGGTGGTTCTTTAAGAAATGTTCCTGTTGGTGGCGGttcaagaaaaaacaaaagatCTAGTTCCTCTTCTAATAATTCTTCATCCTCCACGTCATCATCATACAAAAAAATTCCAGATCTCACAATTCCAACTTCTTCTCAAAACCCTAAAATAATAAATGAACCGCATGAtctcaatttagcttttaacCCATCCGCTACTAGCAATTTCAGTAACATTTCTGAGTTTATGGCCTTACCTTTAATGAACCCTAATTCCACAACTTCATTTATGTCCTCTATTATGCCACAGCTTTCGGATTCTAATAATATTATGTACTCATCATCATCAACTGGGCTACCTAATTTGCATGATTTGAAGCCTACActtaatttttctttggatggGTTTGATAATAATAATGGGTATGGAAGTTTACAAGGAGAAACTGCTGGAGCAAAACTGTTTTTTCCTTTGGATGATTTGAAGAATGTTTCAACGCCAAATGATGATCATGAGTTTGATGAACAAAATAGAGGGCAAGCTGCTGAATCTCATGGATTTTGGAATGGAATGTTGGGCGGAGGATCATCTTggtaa